CCCATAGCCCAGTTGTTAAATAATTCCCTTCACTTTCAGCTACTCCCCGTTTATCATATCTTAGATTAATAAAGCCAATTGATGTTAGAAATTCCGCTATTTGACGGTAAAGCTTTAAATCGAGTTTTTCATTAACTTTTCCGTTGCGGTCTATTTTTCCTGACCCTGGAATGATTAGTATGGCTGGACCCTTTTCAGTCCGAAATTCTGGTATACTTAAAGTTCCCTTTAGAACTGCTTTGCTCCGAATTATTACTTCTTTCTCCAGCGATTTCATGTATAATTCCCCCTATTGATCTTTCGCTTGATTTGGAATAATAATAGTGGCTAGTGTCCTTCTTCTCCTCCCCTTTTGGGGCTTATTGAGTGTAACCTTTGTGTAGACAGCTGCCATTTCCTTGATAAACTCAGCAAACTCTTCGTCATTTAAGTACAAGGTGGTTTGCCGAAAAGATACACCGTCACCCGCTAAATCAATTTTCTCTTGATTTAAATACCTTTCGTATTCACCCATCAAATTCGCCATGAATTTAATAAATAACCCCAAATGTTCATCCTTTGACAGTTTATTTAATTCCTCCGGACCGATAACAGCCTTGTTTGGATCATGAATGGAATACACCTTTTCTACTGTTCCTCGATTCGGTATTTCATTAACAATATGAATAACCTCTGCTTCAACAAGTTTTTTGATGTGTCTGTACAAAGAAGCCTGAGGAATATCCGGAAGTATCTCTTTTAATTGGTAGGCTGTAATTTGTTGGTTAATTAAGGCCTGAATAATCCTCATCCGAACAGGATGCAGGATAACGTCAATTGTATTTTCTAAAGTCATAATAAATTTTGCTCCTGATTTTATTATTATTATTAATAATGATAATATATTATGATTTCCAATAATTGTAAAGTATCAATTGGAAGATTTTGAAAATATTT
The DNA window shown above is from Neobacillus sp. WH10 and carries:
- a CDS encoding helix-turn-helix domain-containing protein — encoded protein: MTLENTIDVILHPVRMRIIQALINQQITAYQLKEILPDIPQASLYRHIKKLVEAEVIHIVNEIPNRGTVEKVYSIHDPNKAVIGPEELNKLSKDEHLGLFIKFMANLMGEYERYLNQEKIDLAGDGVSFRQTTLYLNDEEFAEFIKEMAAVYTKVTLNKPQKGRRRRTLATIIIPNQAKDQ